The Opitutales bacterium region TTCATCAAGCCGGCGATATACTCGTCTTCAAAAGATTCGTGCGCCATGACGTGGCACCAGTGGCAAGCGGAATACCCTATCGATATCAGCACGGGCACGTCACGTTTCTTTGCCTCCTCAAAGGCCTCAGGACACCACGGCCACCAGTCCACCGGATTGTCGGCATGTTGTTTCAGGTAAAGACTTTTGGTGTCCTTCAGTCGGTTTGGCATAGACTTTATGCAAGTGATGAATGCCCCAACCGCAAGCGGGGGCTGCATGAGGAGGCATGAAATACTATTTACCCTGGGCGATGTTCTTCTTTCTCTCGGAGTCTATTTACAACCAGCTATGCCACTAAAAATTATTGTCGTCGGGTCTGGAGGGCGCGAGCACGCCCTGGTCGAGGCCTGTTTGAAGAGTTCTGAAGTCGCCACTGTTGTCGCTTTGCCGGGGAATGGCGGCATGCGTCAGGTGGTGGAGTGTGTGGATATCTCGGTTACGGATATCGATGCGATCGTTGACTATGCCAAAGGGTTTGCGGCTGATCTTGTGATTTGTGGGCCCGAGGTGCCGTTGAGCCTGGGTTTGGCCGATGCGCTGGATGCTGAAGGCATTCCGGTGTTTGGCCCCAAGGAGCACGGTGCGCGGCTTGAGGCGAGTAAGGCGTTTTGCAAAGACTTTCTTCAGCGCCATGCGGTGCCCACGGCGGCATATCAGACGTTTTCCGATCTTGATGCGGCTTTGGGCTATCTGGACAGCCAGAGCTTTCCTCTCGTCATTAAAGCCAGTGGCTTGGCTGCGGGAAAAGGCGTGATCATCGCCGAGGATCGTGCCACTGCGGAACAGACGCTGTGCGAGATGCTCTCGGGGGATGCCTTTGGTGAGAGCGGGAAGACGGTCGTTATCGAGGAGTTCATGACTGGCGAAGAGGCGTCGCTGCACCTGATCGTTTCGGATGGAAATTATCTGATCATGCCCATGAGCCAGGACCACAAGCGCATTGGCGAGGGGGATACGGGGCTCAATACGGGAGGCATGGGCGCTTATGCTCCGACAGGGGCCGTAAATAACCAAATGATGGAGCAAATAGAACGCGAGATTATCGCTCCGACGATGGCGGGTTTTGCCGCGGATCAAATGCCGTACCGGGGCACGCTTTATATCGGACTGATGCTTACGCCTTCTGGACCGAAAGTGGTCGAGTTTAACGTGCGTTTTGGCGATCCCGAGACACAAGTGCTCCTGCCGATGATCGACACTGATATCGTCCCGATTCTCAATGCGGCAGCTCGTGGTGAGCCCTTACCTGATCGCTTGCCGATCAAAGACGGTTTCAGCATGGTGGTGGTGCTCGCAGCGGGGGGCTATCCGGGCAGTTATGCTAAGGGCGACCCCATCACATTTCCTGAGTCACTTCCGAAAAACGCATTTGTTTATCATGCAGGGACGGAGCTCGGCACCGACGGGCGCATCGTCACGAGCGGAGGGCGCGTTCTTGGGGTAACTGGATTTGGGACCGATATTCAGTCCGCTGCCAGCGCCGCCTACGCTGCTTGCGATGAAATATTGTGGAAAGGTAAAACCCTGCGCCGCGACATCGGGCATCGTGAATTGAAGCGAGGGTGTTGAGGTGTGAGGCTTAGATTATCTGCAAAAGTGGCTGAGACATCACGTTTTGCGTAGTAACGCGTCTAAATGTAGAGGGCATAGCATGGATACCGCTCGAACACATACAGGACATTTTGAAATCGGGTTTCGTCGTGGTTGGCACGCTTGGCAGCAGGATAAAATGCGCCTCTGGGAGTTTTTTTGAATCGGCGCGCTTTGGCTGTGTGGACCTCAAACCGGAAGATTTAGATCTTGGACGGCGCGTGATCAATTCTGGTTGTGGGCTTGGCTCCGTCGATCTGGCAGGTCGGAAAGGACTGATTGATCGAGATCGAGGTGCCCAAGCCCGCGCTATCGAAGCTGCATGAATTCGGGGGTGCTCACTGGAGATACTGTGTTCCGGGTGCCGGTGTCATATCTTGGCGTGAAATTTTAGAAAAGTTGAAGGATCGCGGCTATGAAGGATGCGTGAGCATAGAACTTGAAGACGAAGATTTTAACGGTTCGGAAGCGGGCGAAAAGCGAGGCTTGTTGAAATCGCGAGACTTCCTTGAGCAATGTTAACGGGTGTCGGTGATCGGGTTTGGTTGGTCTTCTTTGATCGCTACCAGTTGATCTCTAAAATAAATACATCACAAACCTTGAACTTTAGCCGTTACTGAATGTCCTAGCGTTCGTGCGAGGGCCAAGGACACATCTTTTGATGTCTGAAGCTGTGCCTCTCTGCCCTCCACACTTCATTCATTCAAAACACAAAAATACTATGGCTGACTTCAGTAAATATTCGTTTCCGCCCTTTTCTATCCAGCGCCTCATGCGCACTTGTTTCGGAGAGGGCTCCGGAGAAAAACTCTGCATCTTGATCGATCTGCCTAATCCGCAGGACATCAAAGACTTCGCATTTTTAGACGATCCATCGCTCTCAATCCAGAACTATGGGCACGAGGTGTTCTACAAGGGCTTCAAAGCGGGTGCGCTTGAAGATCTTAATTACACCGGTGGGGATATTTTCGCCTACAAAGAAGCTGGCGGTTCGAACCTCGATTACGATGACCCGTGCTTCGATCCAGAGGGCAATGAACTGAGCTTAGAGAAGGATATCTATCAGAATTACGGTATCATTCTCTGCATAACCACCTGGTCTGCCACAGCTCCGCTAACCGCCGCGGCTAAGAAATTTGGTTTCCGTGGCGCAACGATGCACGGGCTCAACCAGATCATTGTCGATTCCGGTTTGTCGGTAGATTACGACCAAATTTCTGAAGAGGCCGAGATTCAACGGCTAGCGCTCACACGCGCTGACGCCTTTGAGATAGATTTTGAGGTCGAAGGACAACGGACAACGCTCCGTCTCGAGTGTAGCCAACAGGAAGCGCAAAAGTCACATGGCCTATGCCCTCCTGGGAAGCCCGACGTAGCTAACCTCCCGGCGGGTGAAGTCTATTTCGTACCGACAAGCGCTGAGGGTAAATTCCCCTTTAAATACGAAGAGGGCACCCTCGGGCTGCTGTCCGTGACGAACGGCTTTATCACAAGCTCTCGTCTCCTTTACGGTAATTACGATCTGATCCGTGAGCACAACGAAAAGCTTAAATCTGATCCGATGACAGGTGCTATCGGCGAGCTCGGCTTTGGCACCCAAGTGCTGCCGTTTTCTGGTCGTGATATCCAAGATGAGAAGATCCGAGGCACGATTCATGTCGCTACCGGCCGGAGTGATCACTTGGGTGGGCACCTGACACCGGAATTGTTCAAGAGTAAGCTCAATGCTTCTCATGATGATGTGCTCTATGCACCTCACAAAACTCCAGAAGTAAGGGTCCCTCAAGTGCGCATGTATCGCGATGGTGATGTGACTGTGCTCATGGAAAACTACGAACAGGCTGCCTACCTTAAGGACAAGCTTGAGATGGTTACTGCCGTCTAGTTTTCAAAACAATTCATTGAGTAAAAAGGGCCTGTATTTCGCGGGTCCTTTTTCATTATAGAAATCTCTCTCTGTTCATGACTGAAAACCCATACGAATCCGACGAGCTACTCACCCAGTATCTCCTTTTTCACTACGGCACTGCCCGTGAAGTTCTTCCGTGGCCTTTTGGTCCTAAGGAAGCCCTGGATTACGCCGTCCGCTGTGTCTCGGAGCCCTTATCTGACCACACTCTGCCGGAAAATGCACGGGCGCTCGATATCGGCTGCGCGGTAGGCCGTTCGAGTTTCGAGCTGTCGAAGGTATGTTCTGAGGTGATCGGTATCGACTATGCACATAAATTCATCGATGCGGCTAATGATCTCAAAAGTGCTGGGTCGGTTGATTACCGTTACACGGTAGAGGGAAAGACTACTGAAGCTGCCACAGCCCTCATTCCAGACTGTGCCCATGCGGACCGCGTGACTTTTGAACAGGGCGATGCCATGGATCTACGTGATCACTTGGGGCAGTTTGATGTCGTGCTCGCAGCCAACCTTATCTGCCGCCTCACTGATCCAATGAAATTCCTTGAGCGTCTGCCGGGTCTACTCAACCCGGGCGGCCTGCTCATCATCAACACGCCATTGACATGGATGGAGGCATTCACCCCTGAGATCAACTGGATCGGCGGCACGCCCGAAACCGGAGAGACTCTTCCGGGTCTCAAGGAAATTCTCGGTAAAGACTTCGCCTTCCAGACGGCCGTCAACATGCCCTTTTTCATCCGCGAGCACGCACGCAAATACCAGTGGAGTGTCGCGCAGTCTTCACGCTGGCTAAGGCGGTAAAGATATAAGGTCGATGTAGGCGGTCTCTTTTAAGAATCCGCTAATGCACGCGAATTAACGCGAATATTCGGGCAGTTATCTCGCGATCGTTGTCGTTGTCGAAACTGGTGCCTAGCAGACTACGAACACGCTCACGAGGCCCGAATGCCGCCACTGCCAGTCTGCTTATTTTCACCAGGCATCAACTAAACCGACAAAATTTGTATCATAGCTATCGGTACGTACGTTATTTAGCGATAGCTCAAAAAATGTTCGGA contains the following coding sequences:
- a CDS encoding putative 4-mercaptohistidine N1-methyltransferase, with the protein product MTENPYESDELLTQYLLFHYGTAREVLPWPFGPKEALDYAVRCVSEPLSDHTLPENARALDIGCAVGRSSFELSKVCSEVIGIDYAHKFIDAANDLKSAGSVDYRYTVEGKTTEAATALIPDCAHADRVTFEQGDAMDLRDHLGQFDVVLAANLICRLTDPMKFLERLPGLLNPGGLLIINTPLTWMEAFTPEINWIGGTPETGETLPGLKEILGKDFAFQTAVNMPFFIREHARKYQWSVAQSSRWLRR
- the purD gene encoding phosphoribosylamine--glycine ligase; translated protein: MPLKIIVVGSGGREHALVEACLKSSEVATVVALPGNGGMRQVVECVDISVTDIDAIVDYAKGFAADLVICGPEVPLSLGLADALDAEGIPVFGPKEHGARLEASKAFCKDFLQRHAVPTAAYQTFSDLDAALGYLDSQSFPLVIKASGLAAGKGVIIAEDRATAEQTLCEMLSGDAFGESGKTVVIEEFMTGEEASLHLIVSDGNYLIMPMSQDHKRIGEGDTGLNTGGMGAYAPTGAVNNQMMEQIEREIIAPTMAGFAADQMPYRGTLYIGLMLTPSGPKVVEFNVRFGDPETQVLLPMIDTDIVPILNAAARGEPLPDRLPIKDGFSMVVVLAAGGYPGSYAKGDPITFPESLPKNAFVYHAGTELGTDGRIVTSGGRVLGVTGFGTDIQSAASAAYAACDEILWKGKTLRRDIGHRELKRGC